The following are encoded in a window of Streptococcus pasteurianus genomic DNA:
- a CDS encoding aminoacyltransferase, whose amino-acid sequence MTSLEIIEKKVFETFCNTVSYKSFMQSVEMADLLKKRGYQVDYLGLKAEETLQVAAVLFSLPMTGGLHMEINSGPVSRDKHYLKQFYQELQSYAKENGALELLVKPYDTYQHFDTTGQPTDQENTALLDDFLSLGYQHDGLLTGYPGGEPDWHYVKDLTDLDEKTLLKSFSKKGRPLVKKAKTFGITLRKLNRDELPLFKEITSATSDRRDYDDKSLDYYQDFYDSFGDSCEFMVASLNFQDYLAHLETDKAKLDQRIEKLRTAIENNNVSEKKQNQLRELSSQSATFDTRMAEAKEFIGKYGSQNVVLAGSLFVYTKQEAVYLFSGSYPEFSKFYAPALLQEYVMLEAIKRGITTYNLLGITGEFDGSDGVLRFKQNYNGYITRKMGTFRYYPHPLKYKLIHNLKKILRRH is encoded by the coding sequence ATGACCTCTCTTGAGATTATCGAAAAAAAAGTTTTTGAGACTTTTTGTAACACCGTCTCTTACAAATCGTTTATGCAATCTGTAGAGATGGCGGATTTATTAAAAAAACGTGGGTACCAAGTAGACTATCTTGGACTAAAAGCTGAAGAGACACTACAAGTTGCTGCTGTTCTCTTTAGCTTGCCAATGACAGGTGGGCTCCACATGGAAATCAATTCTGGCCCTGTTTCACGCGATAAACACTATCTGAAACAATTCTACCAAGAACTTCAAAGCTATGCTAAAGAAAATGGAGCTCTTGAATTACTGGTCAAACCTTATGATACCTATCAGCATTTTGACACTACTGGTCAGCCAACCGACCAAGAAAACACGGCACTATTAGACGATTTTCTATCACTCGGTTATCAACACGATGGGCTTTTGACTGGTTACCCAGGTGGTGAGCCTGACTGGCATTATGTCAAAGATTTGACTGACTTAGATGAAAAAACGTTACTAAAATCATTTAGCAAAAAAGGGCGTCCATTGGTCAAAAAAGCTAAGACCTTCGGCATCACCTTACGAAAACTTAACCGTGATGAATTGCCGCTTTTCAAGGAAATCACTTCTGCTACATCAGATCGCAGAGATTACGATGATAAATCTCTTGATTATTACCAAGATTTCTATGATAGCTTTGGAGATTCTTGTGAATTCATGGTTGCAAGTTTGAATTTTCAAGATTATTTAGCACACCTTGAAACTGATAAAGCCAAACTTGACCAACGAATCGAAAAACTCCGAACTGCCATTGAAAATAACAATGTTTCTGAAAAGAAACAAAATCAGCTTCGCGAATTATCCAGTCAATCTGCGACATTTGACACACGCATGGCAGAAGCTAAAGAATTCATTGGCAAGTACGGTTCACAAAACGTTGTCCTTGCAGGAAGCCTATTTGTTTATACCAAACAGGAAGCTGTCTATCTCTTCTCAGGTTCTTACCCTGAGTTCAGTAAATTCTACGCACCTGCCCTGCTTCAAGAATACGTCATGTTAGAAGCCATAAAACGTGGCATTACAACTTATAATCTTCTTGGCATCACAGGAGAATTTGACGGTTCAGACGGCGTTCTACGCTTTAAACAAAACTACAATGGCTACATTACCCGAAAAATGGGAACTTTCCGTTACTATCCTCATCCACTCAAATACAAATTAATTCATAATCTCAAAAAAATATTGAGACGTCATTAA
- the tpiA gene encoding triose-phosphate isomerase — MSRKPFIAGNWKMNKNPEEAKAFVEAVASKLPSSELVEAGIAAPALDLSTVLAAAKGSNLKVAAENCYFENAGAFTGENSPQVLSEMGTDYVVIGHSERREYFHETDEDINKKAKAIFANGMLPIICCGETLETYEAGKAAEFVGGQVSAALAGLSEEQVSSLVIAYEPIWAIGTGKSASQDDAQKMCKVVRDTVAADFGQVVADKVRVQYGGSVKPENVAAYMACPDVDGALVGGASLQPESFLALLDFVK; from the coding sequence ATGTCACGTAAACCATTTATCGCTGGTAACTGGAAAATGAACAAAAATCCAGAAGAAGCTAAAGCATTCGTTGAAGCAGTAGCTTCTAAATTGCCTTCATCAGAACTTGTTGAAGCTGGTATTGCAGCTCCTGCACTTGACCTTTCAACAGTTCTTGCTGCAGCTAAAGGTTCAAACCTTAAAGTTGCTGCTGAAAACTGTTACTTTGAAAACGCTGGTGCTTTTACTGGTGAAAACAGTCCTCAAGTATTGTCTGAAATGGGAACTGACTACGTTGTAATCGGTCACTCAGAACGTCGTGAATACTTCCACGAAACTGACGAAGATATCAACAAAAAAGCTAAAGCAATCTTTGCTAACGGTATGCTTCCAATCATCTGTTGTGGTGAAACTCTTGAAACTTACGAAGCTGGTAAAGCTGCTGAATTCGTAGGTGGACAAGTTTCAGCTGCTCTTGCTGGATTGTCAGAAGAACAAGTTTCTTCACTTGTTATCGCGTACGAACCAATCTGGGCTATTGGTACTGGTAAATCAGCTAGTCAAGATGATGCACAAAAAATGTGTAAAGTTGTTCGTGACACAGTTGCAGCAGACTTCGGTCAAGTAGTAGCTGATAAAGTTCGCGTTCAATACGGTGGTTCAGTTAAACCTGAAAATGTTGCAGCTTATATGGCTTGCCCAGACGTTGATGGTGCCCTTGTTGGTGGTGCATCACTTCAACCAGAAAGCTTCCTTGCTCTTCTTGACTTTGTAAAATAA
- the tuf gene encoding elongation factor Tu, whose amino-acid sequence MAKEKYDRSKPHVNIGTIGHVDHGKTTLTAAITTVLARRLPSAVNQPKDYASIDAAPEERERGITINTAHVEYETAKRHYAHIDAPGHADYVKNMITGAAQMDGAILVVASTDGPMPQTREHILLSRQVGVKYLIVFMNKIDLVDDEELLELVEMEIRDLLSEYDFPGDDLPVIQGSALKALEGDTQYEDIIMELMDTVDEYIPEPERDTDKPLLLPVEDVFSITGRGTVASGRIDRGTVKVNDEVEIVGIREDIQKAVVTGVEMFRKQLDEGLAGDNVGVLLRGIQRDEIERGQVLAKPGSIHPHTKFKGEVYILTKDEGGRHTPFFNNYRPQFYFRTTDVTGSIELPAGTEMVMPGDNVTIDVELIHPIAVEQGTTFSIREGGRTVGSGIVSEIEA is encoded by the coding sequence ATGGCAAAAGAAAAATACGATCGTAGTAAACCACACGTTAACATTGGTACAATTGGACACGTTGACCATGGTAAAACTACTTTGACAGCTGCAATTACAACAGTTCTTGCTCGTCGTCTTCCAAGCGCAGTTAACCAACCAAAAGACTACGCTTCTATCGATGCTGCTCCTGAAGAACGCGAACGCGGTATCACAATCAACACTGCACACGTTGAATACGAAACTGCTAAACGTCACTATGCTCACATCGACGCTCCAGGACACGCGGACTACGTTAAAAACATGATCACTGGTGCTGCCCAAATGGATGGTGCTATCCTTGTAGTAGCTTCAACAGATGGTCCAATGCCACAAACTCGTGAACACATCCTTCTTTCACGTCAAGTTGGTGTTAAATACCTTATCGTCTTCATGAACAAAATTGACCTTGTTGATGACGAAGAATTGCTTGAATTGGTTGAAATGGAAATCCGTGACCTTCTTTCAGAATACGATTTCCCAGGTGATGATCTTCCAGTTATCCAAGGTTCAGCTCTTAAAGCTCTTGAAGGTGACACTCAGTACGAAGATATCATCATGGAATTGATGGACACTGTAGATGAGTACATTCCAGAACCAGAACGTGATACTGATAAACCATTGCTTCTTCCAGTCGAAGATGTATTCTCAATCACTGGACGTGGTACTGTAGCATCAGGACGTATCGACCGTGGTACTGTTAAGGTCAACGACGAAGTTGAAATCGTTGGTATCCGTGAAGACATCCAAAAAGCTGTTGTTACTGGTGTTGAAATGTTCCGTAAACAACTTGATGAAGGTCTTGCAGGGGATAACGTTGGTGTTCTTCTTCGTGGTATCCAACGTGATGAAATCGAACGTGGTCAAGTTCTTGCTAAACCAGGTTCAATTCACCCACACACTAAATTCAAAGGTGAAGTTTACATCCTTACTAAAGATGAAGGTGGACGTCATACTCCATTCTTCAACAACTACCGTCCACAATTCTACTTCCGTACAACTGACGTTACAGGTTCAATCGAACTTCCAGCAGGTACTGAAATGGTAATGCCTGGTGATAACGTAACTATCGACGTTGAATTGATTCACCCAATCGCCGTTGAACAAGGTACTACATTCTCAATCCGTGAAGGTGGACGTACTGTTGGTTCAGGTATCGTTTCAGAAATCGAAGCTTAA
- the ftsW gene encoding cell division peptidoglycan polymerase FtsW — protein sequence MKIDKRHLLNYSILVPYLILSVIGLIVVYSTTSATLVQYGLNPFASVLNQGFFWIVSLIAILFIYKLKLNFLKNSRTLTMTMMVEIILLLIARFFTKTVNGAHGWIVIGPLSFQPAEYLKIIIVWFLAFTFARRQELIETYDYQALTKRKWLPRKWGDLKDWRVYSLVMILLVAAQPDLGNAAIIVLTALIMYSVSGVGYRWFSAILAIVTALSAAFLGLIAVVGVKTMEKVPVFGYVAKRFSAFFNPFDDLTDSGHQLAHSYYAMSNGGWFGRGLGNSIEKAGYLPEATTDFVFSIVIEELGLIGAGLILALLFFLILRIMHVGIKAKNPFNSMIALGIGGMMLMQTFVNIGGISGLIPSTGVTFPFLSQGGNSLLVLSVAIGFVLNIDANEKREEIIREAEEELKNKEITQEYNDNVIDLDSFY from the coding sequence ATGAAAATCGATAAAAGGCATTTATTAAATTATTCTATCCTTGTGCCATATTTAATTCTGTCTGTTATTGGGTTGATTGTTGTCTATTCAACAACGAGTGCGACACTTGTCCAATACGGTCTTAATCCATTTGCGTCAGTATTAAACCAAGGTTTTTTTTGGATAGTCAGTTTAATTGCCATTCTTTTTATTTATAAACTAAAATTAAACTTCTTAAAAAATTCACGAACGCTGACTATGACAATGATGGTCGAAATCATTTTGTTGCTCATTGCGCGTTTCTTCACTAAAACCGTTAATGGTGCTCATGGTTGGATTGTCATTGGACCACTTAGTTTCCAACCAGCCGAATATTTGAAAATTATCATTGTTTGGTTTTTGGCATTTACCTTTGCAAGGCGTCAAGAATTGATTGAAACCTATGATTACCAAGCACTTACCAAGCGGAAATGGCTTCCTAGAAAATGGGGCGATTTGAAAGATTGGCGTGTTTATTCGTTAGTCATGATATTGCTAGTTGCTGCCCAACCTGACCTTGGAAATGCGGCAATTATCGTTTTGACAGCTTTAATCATGTATTCTGTTAGTGGGGTTGGTTATCGTTGGTTTTCAGCCATTTTAGCTATCGTAACAGCTTTGTCAGCTGCTTTCTTAGGTTTGATTGCGGTTGTCGGGGTTAAAACCATGGAAAAAGTACCAGTATTTGGTTATGTTGCCAAACGTTTCAGTGCCTTTTTCAATCCATTTGATGATTTGACGGACTCAGGACACCAGTTAGCACATTCATATTATGCTATGAGTAATGGTGGCTGGTTTGGGCGTGGTTTGGGAAATTCGATTGAAAAAGCTGGTTACTTACCCGAAGCAACGACAGACTTTGTCTTTTCAATTGTCATTGAAGAACTTGGTTTAATTGGTGCGGGTCTTATTTTAGCATTGCTATTCTTTTTGATTTTACGTATTATGCACGTGGGGATTAAAGCTAAAAATCCTTTCAACTCTATGATTGCTCTTGGCATCGGCGGAATGATGCTCATGCAAACTTTTGTGAACATCGGAGGCATTTCAGGGCTTATTCCGTCAACTGGTGTTACCTTCCCATTCTTATCCCAAGGGGGGAATAGCTTGCTGGTTTTATCAGTTGCTATCGGCTTTGTGCTAAATATTGATGCTAATGAAAAAAGAGAAGAAATTATCCGCGAAGCAGAAGAAGAGTTAAAAAACAAAGAAATAACACAAGAATACAACGATAACGTTATCGACTTAGACAGTTTTTATTAG
- the ppc gene encoding phosphoenolpyruvate carboxylase, translating into MTIKKLENNSTQSIITEEVKVLKDLLDEATHQMVGDEVFAKIQNIVELSASDEYVKLEKLVAQLTNDEMVVVSRYFSILPLLINISEDVDFAYEINYQNNTNQDYLGKLSLTVDMVSESENSKEILENVNVVPVLTAHPTQVQRKTVLELTNHIHDLLRKYRDVRAGVVNRDKWYTDLRRYIEIIMQTDIIREKKLKVKNEITNVMEYYNTSLIQAITKLTSEYKRLAAEKGIDLEDPKPITMGMWIGGDRDGNPYVTAETLRLSATVQSEVIINYYIEKLTGLYRTFSLSTTLTNISPEVEKLAELSSDKSIYRENEPYRKAFNYIQSKLIQTLIELKASPAISQRVLESSNSISSDVYTSTNNASVITKYLQTKFSKVSSELQEEIPSYKTAKEFKDDLLIIKQSLLDNGDDALLIGDFSELLQAVEVFGFYLAMIDMRQDSSVNEACVAELLKSANIVEDYSALSEEEKVKVLLKELQEDPRTLSSTNAEKSEQLQKELAIFQTARYLKDKLGDEVIKQHIISHTESVSDMFELAIMLKEVGLLDNQKARVQIVPLFETIEDLENSRAIMEEYLDYDIVRRWVSANKGYQEIMLGYSDSNKDGGYLSSVWTLYKAQNELTRIGSERGIKVTFIHGRGGTVGRGGGPSYEAITSQPFGSIKDRIRLTEQGEIIENKYGNKDVAYYNLEMLVSATIDRIVTRMITNPDEIDDFRATMDGIVTYSNSVYRDLVFGNPHFYDYFFEATPIKEVSSLNIGSRPAARKTITEISGLRAIPWVFSWSQSRIMFPGWYGVGSAFKNFIDAEEGNLAKLQHMYEKWPFFHSLLSNVDMVLSKSNMNIAFQYAQLAESEEVRDVFNTILDEWQLTKNVILAIEKHEDLLEENPSLQASLDYRLPYFNVLNYIQIELIKRLRHEELDEDYEKLIHTTINGIATGLRNSG; encoded by the coding sequence GTGACAATCAAAAAACTGGAGAACAATAGCACCCAGTCGATTATTACCGAGGAAGTCAAAGTATTAAAAGACTTGCTTGATGAGGCAACTCATCAAATGGTTGGTGATGAGGTGTTTGCCAAAATTCAAAACATTGTTGAATTGTCGGCAAGTGATGAATACGTCAAACTTGAAAAATTAGTAGCTCAATTAACCAATGATGAAATGGTTGTAGTGTCTCGCTATTTTTCAATTTTGCCACTTTTAATCAACATTTCAGAAGACGTTGATTTTGCTTATGAAATCAATTACCAAAATAATACTAATCAAGATTATCTTGGAAAACTTTCTCTAACCGTAGATATGGTTTCAGAAAGCGAAAACTCTAAAGAAATCCTTGAGAATGTCAATGTTGTGCCTGTATTAACAGCTCACCCTACACAAGTTCAACGTAAGACAGTCCTCGAATTGACAAACCACATTCATGACCTTTTACGTAAATACCGCGATGTCAGAGCGGGTGTTGTGAACCGTGACAAATGGTACACTGATTTGCGCCGTTATATTGAAATCATCATGCAAACGGACATTATTCGTGAGAAAAAACTGAAGGTAAAGAATGAAATTACCAACGTTATGGAGTATTACAATACATCCTTAATTCAAGCGATTACCAAGTTGACTTCAGAGTACAAACGCTTAGCAGCTGAAAAAGGCATCGACTTAGAAGATCCAAAACCTATTACGATGGGAATGTGGATTGGTGGTGACCGTGACGGCAACCCATACGTAACAGCTGAAACACTTCGTTTATCAGCAACGGTTCAAAGTGAAGTCATCATTAATTACTACATTGAAAAATTAACAGGTCTTTATCGCACATTCTCACTTTCAACAACCTTGACTAATATTAGCCCAGAAGTTGAAAAATTAGCAGAGTTATCAAGCGATAAATCTATCTACCGTGAAAATGAACCTTATCGTAAGGCATTTAACTATATTCAATCAAAATTAATTCAAACCTTAATCGAATTAAAAGCTAGTCCAGCTATTTCTCAACGTGTTTTGGAAAGTAGCAACAGCATTAGTTCAGATGTTTACACAAGCACTAACAACGCTAGTGTCATTACAAAATACTTGCAAACAAAATTCTCTAAAGTTTCATCAGAACTTCAAGAAGAAATTCCAAGCTATAAAACAGCCAAAGAATTTAAAGATGATTTGCTTATCATCAAGCAGTCATTGCTTGACAATGGTGATGATGCGCTCTTGATAGGTGATTTCAGCGAATTGCTTCAAGCAGTTGAAGTCTTTGGTTTCTATCTTGCAATGATTGATATGCGTCAAGATTCAAGTGTTAACGAAGCCTGTGTCGCAGAATTGTTGAAATCAGCAAATATCGTTGAGGATTACAGCGCACTTTCAGAAGAAGAAAAAGTGAAAGTTCTTCTCAAAGAATTGCAAGAAGACCCACGTACATTGTCATCAACAAATGCTGAAAAGTCAGAACAACTTCAAAAAGAATTAGCAATCTTCCAAACAGCTCGTTACCTCAAAGATAAATTAGGTGATGAAGTCATTAAACAACACATCATTTCACATACTGAAAGTGTTTCTGATATGTTTGAGTTGGCTATCATGCTTAAAGAAGTCGGACTTCTTGATAATCAAAAAGCACGTGTTCAAATTGTACCACTCTTTGAAACAATCGAGGACCTTGAAAATTCACGTGCTATCATGGAAGAATATCTTGATTATGATATTGTTCGTCGTTGGGTTTCAGCAAACAAAGGTTACCAAGAAATCATGCTTGGTTATTCAGACAGTAACAAAGACGGTGGTTACTTATCATCTGTTTGGACACTTTATAAAGCTCAAAATGAATTGACTCGTATTGGTTCAGAACGCGGTATTAAAGTGACATTCATTCACGGTCGTGGTGGTACTGTTGGTCGTGGTGGTGGTCCATCATATGAAGCTATCACATCACAGCCATTCGGTTCAATCAAAGATCGTATTCGTCTCACTGAGCAAGGTGAAATCATTGAAAATAAATACGGCAATAAAGACGTTGCTTATTACAACCTTGAAATGTTGGTTTCAGCAACTATCGATCGTATCGTGACACGTATGATTACAAATCCAGATGAAATTGATGATTTCCGTGCTACAATGGACGGTATTGTTACTTACTCAAATAGCGTTTATCGTGATTTAGTATTTGGTAATCCACATTTCTACGATTACTTCTTCGAAGCAACACCAATCAAGGAAGTGTCAAGTTTGAACATTGGTTCACGTCCAGCTGCTCGTAAAACAATCACAGAAATTTCGGGTCTCCGTGCAATTCCTTGGGTATTCTCATGGTCACAAAGCCGTATCATGTTCCCAGGTTGGTATGGTGTTGGTTCAGCATTCAAAAACTTTATTGACGCTGAAGAAGGAAACTTGGCAAAACTTCAACATATGTATGAAAAATGGCCATTCTTCCACTCACTTCTTTCAAACGTTGACATGGTCTTGTCTAAATCAAATATGAACATTGCTTTCCAATATGCTCAGTTGGCAGAAAGCGAAGAAGTACGCGATGTCTTTAACACTATCCTTGACGAATGGCAATTGACTAAAAATGTTATTTTGGCAATCGAGAAACACGAAGATTTGTTGGAAGAAAATCCTTCGCTTCAAGCAAGCTTAGATTACCGTTTGCCATACTTCAACGTTTTGAACTACATTCAAATTGAATTGATTAAACGTTTACGTCATGAAGAATTGGATGAGGATTACGAAAAACTTATTCACACAACTATCAACGGTATTGCTACAGGATTGCGTAATTCTGGCTGA
- the pepF gene encoding oligoendopeptidase F, whose protein sequence is MELKKRSEFPENELWDLSALYQDPEDFLRSIEKTLEDINLFKRNYEGKLATLEDFTRALYEIEQIYIEMSHIDNYSFMPQTSDFSNEEFAQIAQAGADFFTRANVALSFFDTALATADLEILDTLEENPHFSAAIRQAKIQKSHFISPEVEKALTNLGEVFKAPEDIYTKMRAGDFEMEDFEVDGKVYQNSFVTYENFYQNHENAQVREKAFRSFSAGLRKHQNAAASAYLAQVKSEKIIADMRGYDSVFDYLLAEQEVNRDMFDRQIDLIMTEFAPVAQKYLKHVAQVNGLKKMTFADWKLDLDSELNPEVTIDDAYDLVMKSVAPLGNEYAQEVSRYQEERWVDFAANANKDSGGYATDPYKVHPYVLMSWTGRMSDVYTLIHEIGHSGQFIFSDNNQSYFNTHMSTYYVEAPSTFNELLLSDYLEKQFDNPRQKRFALAHRLTDTYFHNFITHLLEAAFQRQVYNLIEDGKTFGATQLNKIMKDVLSQFWGDAIDIDDDAALTWMRQSHYYAGLYSYTYSAGMVISTAGYLNLKNNPNGANDWLNFLKSGGSRTPLDTAKLIGADISTAQPLRDTIQFLSDTVDQIIAYTKELNHD, encoded by the coding sequence ATGGAATTAAAAAAACGTTCGGAATTTCCTGAAAATGAGTTATGGGATTTAAGTGCCCTTTATCAAGATCCTGAGGATTTTTTGCGAAGTATCGAAAAAACGCTAGAAGATATTAATCTTTTTAAACGAAATTACGAGGGGAAATTGGCTACTTTGGAAGATTTTACCAGAGCGCTTTATGAAATTGAACAAATTTATATCGAGATGAGCCATATCGATAATTATTCTTTCATGCCGCAAACCAGCGACTTTAGCAATGAAGAATTTGCTCAGATTGCACAAGCTGGTGCTGATTTTTTCACGAGAGCCAATGTTGCGTTAAGCTTCTTTGATACTGCGCTAGCGACTGCCGACTTAGAAATCCTTGATACTTTAGAAGAAAATCCGCATTTTAGCGCAGCTATTCGCCAAGCGAAAATTCAAAAAAGTCATTTTATATCCCCAGAAGTTGAAAAAGCGTTGACGAACCTTGGTGAAGTTTTTAAAGCGCCAGAAGATATCTACACCAAAATGCGTGCAGGTGACTTTGAAATGGAAGATTTTGAAGTTGATGGCAAGGTCTATCAAAACTCTTTTGTCACCTATGAAAATTTTTATCAAAATCATGAAAATGCTCAAGTCCGTGAAAAAGCCTTTCGTTCTTTCTCTGCAGGACTGCGTAAACATCAAAATGCCGCAGCAAGTGCTTATCTAGCACAAGTTAAATCAGAAAAAATCATTGCTGACATGCGAGGTTACGACTCTGTTTTTGATTACCTCTTAGCCGAACAAGAAGTTAACCGTGACATGTTTGACCGTCAAATTGACCTTATCATGACAGAATTTGCTCCTGTTGCGCAAAAATACCTCAAACACGTTGCTCAAGTTAATGGTCTTAAAAAAATGACTTTTGCAGACTGGAAGCTTGACTTGGATAGCGAGCTTAATCCAGAGGTTACGATTGATGATGCTTATGATTTGGTGATGAAATCCGTTGCCCCACTTGGTAACGAATATGCTCAAGAAGTCTCACGTTATCAAGAAGAACGTTGGGTTGACTTTGCTGCTAATGCCAATAAAGATTCTGGTGGCTACGCTACTGACCCTTACAAAGTTCATCCCTACGTTTTAATGAGTTGGACTGGTCGTATGTCTGATGTTTACACACTTATTCATGAAATTGGTCACTCTGGACAATTTATCTTTTCAGACAACAATCAAAGTTACTTTAATACCCATATGTCAACTTATTACGTCGAAGCTCCTTCTACTTTCAACGAACTTCTGCTCAGTGATTACCTCGAAAAACAATTTGACAATCCACGTCAGAAACGCTTTGCACTCGCTCATCGTTTGACAGATACTTATTTCCATAATTTTATCACTCACTTACTCGAAGCTGCTTTTCAACGCCAGGTTTACAATCTCATTGAAGACGGAAAAACCTTCGGTGCTACACAACTTAACAAGATAATGAAAGATGTTCTTAGCCAATTTTGGGGTGATGCCATTGATATTGACGACGATGCTGCTTTAACTTGGATGCGCCAAAGTCATTATTATGCTGGGTTGTATAGCTACACTTATTCTGCAGGTATGGTTATTTCAACTGCTGGGTATCTTAATCTAAAAAATAATCCAAATGGTGCTAACGACTGGTTGAATTTCTTAAAATCAGGTGGTTCACGTACGCCACTTGACACTGCTAAATTAATTGGTGCCGATATTTCCACCGCGCAACCACTCCGTGATACCATTCAATTTTTAAGTGATACCGTTGACCAAATTATTGCTTATACAAAGGAGCTTAATCATGACTAA